ACCCAGCTCGCGGCAGCGGCCGAGCAGCGTCTCGGGCGGGGCGTCGCGCCAGGCGTCGGGGACGCCGCGCGTCAGGTCGTCGACGATCGCCTTCGCCCCGGCCACCGCCGCGGGGGTGAGGGTGGTGTCGGCGGCGCTGCCCAGAGCGGTCGCCGCCAGCCGCTCGCCGGTGGCGAACAGCGTGCGGGCCCGCCGATCGTCGAGGTCGCCCAGTCCGAGCAGCGACGCCAGCATCCGCCCGACGAGCACCCGGCCGAGGTCCGCGGCGTCCACCGGTGCACCGGAGGCGAGGTCGGTGCGGGCCGCCGCGAGCCGCCGCGCCCACGCCCCGCTCACCAGCCGCGCGGCCGTGGCCTCGGTGAACAGGTCCCGGGCACGGGTGCGCAGGTCGAGGTGGCCCGGCCCGTCGAACAGGTCGAGGACCCACTCGCCCAGCACCTGCGCCCACAGGTGCCCGACCCCGCCCTCGGCGACGAGGGTGAACGAGCGGTGGTCGGTGAGGACCTCCCGCGCGATCCGCGGGTCGGCGCTGACCCAGCCGAGCCGCGGCACCCGCCGGATCGGGACGGCGAGGCGCCCGCCGAGGAGCAGCGCGGCCAGCGCGGGTCGGGCGGCGACGAGCAGCCGGCGCTCGTGACGGGTGGCGGTGTCGGGCACCGGCCCATCGTCGTCGCGGGGGCGGCGGGGCGGAACGGTGGTCCCACCGACGCTGATCAGCGGCTGCACGGACGGGTGTCGCCGGGCTAAGGTGGACGGGCGCGTCCCGGTGTCGTCAGGTGGGCCCAGAAGGCGGCCCAGGCATCAGGGCGCGTTCGTCGTGCATCCGCGAGGACGCGGTGCGCGAGGAACGCGACGATCAAGGAACGGGTGAGACCAGGTGCCGAGCGGCAGGGTCAAGTGGTACGACGCCGACAAGGGCTTCGGCTTCCTCGCCCAGGACGGCGGCGAGGACGTCTACGTCCGCAAGGCTGCGCTGCCGGCCGGGGTGGAGTCGCTCAAGCCGGGCCAGCGCGTCGAGTTCGGGATGGCGGAGGGCCGGCGCGGCCCGCAGGCGCTGCAGGTGAAGCTGGTGGACGCGCCGCCGTCGGTCGTGGAGGCCGCGCGCCGTCCCGCGGAGGACCTGCACAGCCTCATCGAGGACATGATCCGGCTGCTGGACACGAAGGTGCAGCCCGACCTGCGCCGCGGGCGCTACCCGGAGCGCAAGACCGCGAAGCTGGCGGCCGAGGTCGTCCGCGCCGTGGCGCGCGACCTCGACGGCTGAGCTACCCGGAGACCGTCAGCACCCAGCTCGACCGGATCGGGAACACGATCTCGCCGGTCGCCTCGTCGATCTCCGGGGGCGGCCCGTACTGCTGCACCTGCGCGGTGAGCAGGCGGGCGTCCGCGGGGAGCTCGAGCGAGTAGGTCTGCTGGGTCTGCGGGGTGAACACCGTCGTGCGCTCGTCGACCTGCTCGCCCGCGCCGTCGCGGTAGGTGAACACGATCTGCCACGGGGTGTCGGACACGGCCGTCGGGACCGTCACGAGCACCGGCGTGCCCGGGGGCACCGGCAGCGTGACGGGGGCGTTCGCGTCGTTCGTGCAGGTCACGAAGTCGTCCTGGCAGTACTGGGTGGGTGCGGCGACGGCCGACTGCGTCCCGGCCGCGAACGTCACCTCGGGCGGGTCGCCCGCCCCGCAGGCGGCCAGCAGCGGGACGGC
This sequence is a window from Pseudonocardia petroleophila. Protein-coding genes within it:
- a CDS encoding cytochrome P450, whose product is MPDTATRHERRLLVAARPALAALLLGGRLAVPIRRVPRLGWVSADPRIAREVLTDHRSFTLVAEGGVGHLWAQVLGEWVLDLFDGPGHLDLRTRARDLFTEATAARLVSGAWARRLAAARTDLASGAPVDAADLGRVLVGRMLASLLGLGDLDDRRARTLFATGERLAATALGSAADTTLTPAAVAGAKAIVDDLTRGVPDAWRDAPPETLLGRCRELGLGLRETTGLAALLMVAGTETAASAMARTVALLHDTGEQHRLLAEPARLPDAVREGLRVTTPAPVIGRSVRRDVTVAGRRLRAGERILLLTWTANTAPGGFDLDRPYLPDNRRLWFGAGRHLCLGAALAQAEVGAMLETMTAAGRPWTVQHRRPARRALIPTYRELSVRLT
- a CDS encoding DUF2771 family protein, giving the protein MRRVLALALAVPLLAACGAGDPPEVTFAAGTQSAVAAPTQYCQDDFVTCTNDANAPVTLPVPPGTPVLVTVPTAVSDTPWQIVFTYRDGAGEQVDERTTVFTPQTQQTYSLELPADARLLTAQVQQYGPPPEIDEATGEIVFPIRSSWVLTVSG
- a CDS encoding cold-shock protein; this translates as MPSGRVKWYDADKGFGFLAQDGGEDVYVRKAALPAGVESLKPGQRVEFGMAEGRRGPQALQVKLVDAPPSVVEAARRPAEDLHSLIEDMIRLLDTKVQPDLRRGRYPERKTAKLAAEVVRAVARDLDG